The following coding sequences are from one Paraburkholderia caballeronis window:
- a CDS encoding endonuclease NucS domain-containing protein: MSTTSTNRPPIWQLIRDAVKPLGRETSNAEIKQLLAQDHPDLNEGTVNCQISICTVNRVGRVGYPENKKPRLANGRYDFLFATGRGKVVWYDPDKHGLWSIEETPEGLKVRRVDASTEEAPATPDIDAAEPVDDGFGGGAFALESHLRDYLARNPPSTTTHGTLTLFVDADGRDGVEYQTDCGPADLVFLDRDQNFVVFELKLGRGPDAALGQVQRYMGWIEHHVAKGKTVSGVIVANSISDKLKYAGKVAPRVQLMEYHLTVELAPVALTVPAPGGRA; this comes from the coding sequence GTGAGCACCACCAGCACCAACCGCCCGCCGATCTGGCAACTCATCCGCGACGCGGTGAAGCCGCTGGGCCGCGAGACCAGCAACGCCGAGATCAAGCAACTCCTGGCGCAGGACCACCCCGACCTGAACGAGGGAACGGTGAACTGCCAGATCTCGATTTGCACGGTGAACCGGGTCGGCCGTGTCGGCTACCCCGAGAACAAGAAGCCCCGCCTGGCCAACGGCCGGTACGACTTCCTGTTCGCCACAGGGCGCGGCAAGGTCGTCTGGTACGACCCGGACAAGCACGGTCTGTGGTCGATCGAGGAGACCCCCGAGGGGTTGAAGGTGCGCCGCGTGGACGCCTCCACCGAAGAGGCGCCCGCCACGCCGGACATCGACGCCGCCGAGCCGGTGGACGATGGGTTCGGTGGTGGAGCGTTCGCGCTCGAGAGCCACCTGCGGGACTACCTGGCGCGAAACCCGCCCAGCACCACCACGCACGGCACTCTCACCCTGTTCGTCGACGCCGACGGACGGGACGGCGTGGAGTACCAGACCGATTGCGGACCCGCGGACCTCGTGTTCCTGGACCGCGATCAGAACTTCGTTGTGTTCGAGCTGAAGCTGGGCCGGGGCCCGGACGCAGCGCTCGGTCAGGTGCAGCGCTACATGGGATGGATCGAGCACCACGTGGCCAAGGGCAAGACCGTGTCCGGGGTGATCGTGGCGAACTCGATCAGCGACAAGCTGAAGTACGCCGGCAAGGTCGCCCCACGCGTTCAGCTCATGGAATACCACCTGACCGTCGAGCTGGCCCCGGTGGCGCTGACCGTGCCCGCACCCGGAGGTCGGGCATGA
- a CDS encoding abortive infection family protein, translated as MMKFLRTLCERRGITVTREKPLHSLMGEYVKHLRGGGHIESEMTERILKTSISNLEAMNAVRNDQSLAHDNPMLNHDEAVLIVSHIGGLVRFLKTIEAKIQANEQ; from the coding sequence ATGATGAAGTTCTTGCGGACGCTCTGCGAGCGACGCGGCATTACCGTCACGCGGGAGAAACCGTTGCACAGCCTGATGGGCGAGTACGTGAAGCACCTGCGTGGCGGCGGCCACATCGAAAGCGAAATGACCGAGCGGATCCTCAAGACCAGCATATCCAACCTGGAAGCGATGAACGCCGTGCGCAACGACCAAAGCCTGGCGCACGACAACCCCATGCTGAATCACGACGAGGCCGTACTGATCGTCAGCCACATCGGTGGCCTTGTCCGCTTTCTCAAAACCATCGAAGCGAAGATCCAAGCAAACGAGCAATGA
- a CDS encoding argonaute/piwi family protein, translating into MDYNLSKAPSFSLLDEPALTFNSEDTDLDENPLRGLLRFGAYNGRTFQGYTPKLRVATIAPFSGWTKLRGLVDTIRTGHEASDRRNYVPSFPGFENLFRVPLVAGPKDVHIKWPDDLMALARTGAPHERLFSAMSEAMARLDVLHDQFDVVLVHLPDAWATAFTANGFDAHDALKALGARYAIPTQVINDRVFTFRLKASLAWRLAIALFTKAGGIPWKLAPMAGVPEDTAYIGLAYALRGDPKAAQFVTCCSQVFDADGGGMQFVAFEAREQVADPREARRNPFLSRSDMRAVMARSLSLYLGRNGGRLPRRLVVHKTTSFKDEELQGVFDGLSTVSEVECIEIGSSATWRGVWLKQGKKGGPRSVPDRAPVPRGTVLTRTDRSALLWASGNAPSAALSGALFFQGSKSIPRPLNIIRHAGSGPLEVAALETLALTKMDWNNDALYDPVPVTIRYSQRLARTIANVPDLPGHAYPYRLFM; encoded by the coding sequence CTACAACGGCAGGACGTTCCAGGGGTACACCCCGAAGCTTCGCGTCGCGACGATCGCCCCTTTTTCCGGCTGGACGAAGCTCCGGGGCTTGGTGGACACCATCCGAACGGGCCACGAGGCGAGCGACCGGCGCAACTACGTGCCGTCGTTCCCCGGATTTGAAAACCTGTTTCGCGTCCCGCTCGTTGCAGGACCGAAGGACGTGCACATTAAGTGGCCCGACGATCTCATGGCCCTTGCGCGCACTGGGGCGCCCCATGAGCGATTGTTTTCGGCGATGTCGGAAGCTATGGCGCGTCTGGATGTGCTACACGACCAGTTTGATGTCGTCTTGGTGCATCTCCCCGATGCGTGGGCAACGGCATTCACTGCCAACGGATTCGACGCGCACGACGCGTTGAAAGCGCTTGGAGCCCGGTACGCCATCCCAACACAGGTCATCAACGATCGTGTTTTCACATTCCGGCTCAAGGCGTCGTTGGCCTGGCGCCTGGCCATCGCGCTCTTCACCAAGGCGGGCGGCATTCCCTGGAAACTCGCGCCGATGGCCGGTGTGCCAGAGGACACGGCCTATATTGGTCTCGCCTACGCGTTGCGCGGCGACCCCAAGGCCGCGCAATTCGTCACATGCTGCTCGCAGGTGTTCGATGCGGACGGGGGCGGCATGCAATTCGTCGCGTTCGAAGCCAGGGAGCAGGTGGCGGATCCGCGCGAAGCAAGGCGTAACCCGTTTCTCAGTCGAAGCGACATGCGGGCGGTAATGGCACGTAGCCTGAGCCTCTACCTGGGGCGTAATGGCGGACGGCTGCCGCGACGTCTCGTAGTCCACAAAACGACGTCGTTCAAGGACGAAGAACTCCAAGGCGTTTTCGACGGCCTGTCAACGGTTTCAGAGGTGGAGTGCATCGAGATCGGCAGCAGCGCCACTTGGCGTGGCGTGTGGCTGAAGCAGGGAAAGAAGGGTGGTCCCAGAAGTGTGCCTGATCGAGCGCCGGTGCCACGGGGAACCGTCCTCACGCGAACGGACCGGTCGGCGCTGTTGTGGGCGTCGGGCAATGCCCCGTCGGCAGCGCTCAGCGGTGCCTTGTTTTTCCAAGGAAGCAAGAGCATCCCGCGCCCGCTCAACATCATCCGGCACGCGGGCAGCGGTCCGCTGGAAGTGGCTGCGTTGGAAACCCTTGCTCTGACCAAAATGGACTGGAACAACGACGCGTTGTACGACCCGGTTCCGGTGACCATTCGCTATTCGCAACGGCTCGCGCGGACCATCGCCAACGTGCCAGATCTTCCGGGGCATGCATATCCCTATCGCCTCTTCATGTGA